A genomic stretch from Gemmatimonadota bacterium includes:
- a CDS encoding FAD-dependent monooxygenase: MKVCIVGGGPCGMFLAILLKSRGTADDILVLEQNPKDATYGFGVGLARSAIDKLNEADPLTMQALERRMYPTNVQVIENCAGEFALEFTRPNGMITRLDILKVLERRCAELGVDVRHEVRIDHLGDFGDYDLIVGADGANSTVRRLHAEEFGTRHERRGNYFVWYGCEHPGHESGLRFRRYRGGGIVAHYYAYTPEMWTFVGEVDERSWHALGMDRMTNAGRKALCEQAFDDLLDGRPLVENKSEWMQFEAIVNERWSVGNRVLIGDALYRAHYSIGSGTRLA, from the coding sequence GTGAAAGTATGCATTGTGGGGGGCGGGCCTTGCGGGATGTTCCTGGCGATTCTCCTGAAGTCCCGGGGCACCGCCGATGACATTCTCGTTCTGGAACAGAATCCCAAGGATGCAACCTACGGCTTCGGCGTGGGGCTGGCCAGGAGCGCGATCGACAAGCTGAACGAGGCGGATCCGCTGACCATGCAGGCGCTTGAGCGACGGATGTACCCGACCAACGTGCAGGTCATCGAGAATTGCGCCGGCGAGTTCGCCCTGGAATTCACCCGTCCGAACGGCATGATCACACGCCTGGATATCCTCAAGGTCCTGGAACGCCGCTGTGCGGAGTTGGGGGTCGATGTAAGGCACGAGGTGCGCATCGACCACTTGGGGGATTTCGGCGACTACGATCTCATCGTCGGAGCGGATGGCGCCAATTCGACGGTGCGCAGGCTGCACGCGGAGGAGTTCGGCACCCGCCATGAAAGGCGCGGCAACTACTTCGTCTGGTACGGCTGCGAACACCCCGGGCACGAGTCCGGCCTGCGTTTCAGGCGCTACCGGGGAGGCGGTATCGTGGCGCACTATTATGCCTATACGCCCGAGATGTGGACCTTCGTAGGAGAGGTCGACGAGCGGAGCTGGCACGCTCTCGGCATGGACCGGATGACCAATGCCGGGCGCAAGGCACTGTGCGAGCAGGCCTTCGATGACCTGCTGGACGGTCGGCCGCTGGTCGAGAACAAGTCGGAATGGATGCAGTTCGAGGCGATCGTCAACGAACGCTGGTCTGTGGGGAACCGGGTCCTGATCGGCGATGCACTGTACAGGGCGCACTACTCCATCGGCTCGGGGACTCGCCTGGCG